One stretch of Streptomyces sp. MMBL 11-1 DNA includes these proteins:
- a CDS encoding DUF1707 SHOCT-like domain-containing protein: MRASDAERERIAELLREAVAEGRLDMDEFDQRLDRAYKARTHGELEPLVQDLPVPGRAVAPVGSSAPAPLRGSAANWPARIGGNATSKGAFALWGGFSRKGRWTVGRMFTAFAMWGGGEIDLREAYFEDRETVIRCVTIMGGIQVTVPPELNVDVRGVGIMGGFGEGSNGEGEPAPDAPYVRITGFALMGGVGVDRKRTKAERRRLKEAKEAERQARRRRGPEGLDGGAEGGGRKEL, encoded by the coding sequence ATGCGCGCCTCCGATGCCGAGCGTGAGCGGATCGCGGAACTGCTGCGCGAGGCGGTGGCCGAGGGCCGGCTGGACATGGACGAGTTCGACCAGCGCCTCGACAGGGCCTACAAGGCCCGCACGCACGGGGAGTTGGAGCCGCTGGTCCAGGATCTCCCGGTGCCGGGCCGGGCCGTCGCTCCGGTCGGCTCGTCCGCGCCCGCGCCGCTGCGGGGCTCCGCCGCGAACTGGCCCGCGAGGATCGGCGGCAACGCCACCTCGAAGGGGGCGTTCGCCCTGTGGGGCGGGTTCAGCCGGAAGGGCCGTTGGACGGTCGGCCGGATGTTCACGGCGTTCGCGATGTGGGGCGGCGGCGAGATCGATCTGCGCGAGGCGTACTTCGAGGACCGCGAGACCGTCATCCGCTGCGTCACCATCATGGGCGGCATCCAGGTGACCGTACCGCCCGAACTGAACGTCGATGTCAGGGGCGTCGGCATCATGGGAGGTTTCGGGGAGGGCTCCAACGGGGAGGGCGAGCCCGCCCCGGACGCCCCGTACGTACGGATCACCGGCTTCGCCCTGATGGGCGGCGTCGGTGTGGACCGCAAGCGGACGAAGGCGGAGCGCCGCCGGCTGAAGGAGGCGAAGGAGGCGGAGCGGCAGGCGCGTCGCCGACGTGGCCCGGAGGGTCTGGACGGAGGCGCGGAGGGCGGCGGCCGCAAGGAACTCTGA
- a CDS encoding Ig-like domain-containing protein, with protein sequence MQTRKQARRPRRGALRTRVSAGAGALALVLTGCGDEGAASTGASPSVKRALALMDDKRSVDAGSSLDVDVLDNDSVILESGAGAALLDAYYATDLALSIDTAPRHGTAVVSGASVTYTPTDGYAGEDTFTYQVLVKGTKVPAATAVVRFTVTAPEPGPGPSTDPASEGT encoded by the coding sequence ATGCAGACGAGGAAGCAGGCACGGCGGCCGAGGCGCGGGGCCCTCCGGACACGGGTATCGGCCGGGGCGGGCGCGCTCGCGCTGGTCCTGACAGGGTGCGGGGACGAGGGCGCCGCGTCGACCGGGGCGTCGCCCTCCGTGAAGCGGGCGCTGGCCCTCATGGACGACAAGCGGAGCGTGGACGCGGGCAGCAGCCTGGACGTGGACGTCCTGGACAACGACTCCGTCATCCTGGAGAGCGGGGCCGGGGCCGCGCTGCTCGACGCCTACTACGCGACCGATCTGGCCCTGAGCATCGACACCGCGCCCCGGCACGGGACCGCCGTGGTGTCCGGCGCCTCGGTCACGTACACCCCCACCGACGGGTACGCCGGTGAGGACACGTTCACGTACCAGGTTCTCGTGAAGGGCACCAAGGTTCCCGCCGCCACCGCCGTCGTCCGCTTCACGGTCACCGCGCCCGAGCCCGGACCGGGCCCGTCAACGGACCCTGCCTCGGAGGGAACGTAA
- a CDS encoding ABC transporter permease: protein MRLYAVVAGGAFRRYATYRTATAAGVFTNTVFGFIVAYTYIALWDVRPELGGYDTSEALTYVWLGQALLMACAMMGGGFEDELVERIRTGDIAVDLYRPVDLQLWWMAGDLGRAAFHLLGRGVVPMFLGALAFDLALPGSPWTWPAFFVSVFLGVVVSFAMRYLVAMSAFWLMDGAGAMRIVSLAGLFFSGMLLPLNLFPGLLGEVARTLPWSSLLQVPADVFLGKHTGWGLAEAYAFQGGWAVVLLLAGRLAQTAATRRVVVQGG from the coding sequence GTGCGGCTCTACGCGGTGGTGGCGGGGGGTGCGTTCCGGCGCTACGCCACCTACCGGACGGCCACGGCCGCGGGCGTGTTCACCAACACGGTCTTCGGCTTCATCGTGGCCTACACCTACATCGCGCTGTGGGACGTGCGTCCCGAGCTCGGCGGGTACGACACGTCCGAGGCGCTGACCTACGTCTGGCTCGGCCAGGCTCTGCTGATGGCCTGCGCCATGATGGGCGGCGGCTTCGAGGACGAGCTGGTGGAGCGGATCCGTACGGGGGACATCGCCGTCGATCTGTACCGCCCGGTCGACCTTCAGCTGTGGTGGATGGCGGGCGACCTGGGCCGGGCGGCGTTCCATCTGCTGGGGCGCGGTGTCGTGCCGATGTTCCTGGGGGCGCTCGCCTTCGATCTGGCGCTCCCGGGATCGCCGTGGACCTGGCCGGCGTTCTTCGTCTCGGTCTTTCTGGGCGTGGTGGTCAGCTTCGCGATGCGCTATCTGGTCGCGATGTCGGCGTTCTGGCTGATGGACGGGGCGGGCGCGATGCGGATCGTGTCGCTGGCCGGGCTGTTCTTCTCCGGGATGCTGCTGCCGCTGAACCTGTTCCCCGGGCTGCTGGGCGAGGTGGCGCGGACGTTGCCGTGGTCCTCGCTGCTCCAGGTTCCGGCCGATGTGTTCCTCGGCAAGCACACGGGGTGGGGTCTGGCGGAGGCGTACGCGTTCCAGGGCGGCTGGGCGGTGGTGCTGCTGCTGGCGGGCCGGCTCGCGCAGACCGCGGCGACCAGGAGGGTGGTGGTGCAGGGTGGCTGA
- a CDS encoding endonuclease/exonuclease/phosphatase family protein has product MAFHRGVPNAVGRVGSLLESFLPWAGVIVVLLLVLALVRRSAVALVAVLLPVGAWVHLFGGLLLPGTEGGGRELVVVQHNVSDENRDPAATARALIEAGGDLVALEELVVPQLSVYEKALAADYPHHVVRGTVGLWSKYPLSGERVVDIKPPSIAEGWSRGVRAVVDSPYGDIAAYVAHLPSVRVGAGGLASERRDESAELLGRAIAAESVDTVILLGDLNGTVEDRGLEPLTSRLNVAERGFAFSFPASLPLARIDQVLARSATVDHIRTLPATGSDHLPVAARVVLG; this is encoded by the coding sequence ATGGCGTTCCACCGAGGGGTGCCCAACGCGGTCGGGCGGGTCGGGAGTCTGCTGGAGTCCTTTCTGCCGTGGGCCGGCGTGATCGTCGTTCTGTTGCTGGTGCTCGCGCTGGTGCGGCGGTCCGCCGTCGCGCTGGTGGCGGTGCTGCTGCCCGTCGGGGCCTGGGTGCATCTGTTCGGCGGGCTGCTCCTGCCCGGCACGGAAGGCGGCGGGCGGGAGCTCGTCGTCGTGCAGCACAACGTCAGCGACGAGAACCGTGATCCGGCGGCGACCGCCCGGGCGCTGATCGAGGCCGGGGGCGATCTCGTCGCGCTGGAGGAGCTGGTGGTTCCGCAGCTGTCCGTGTACGAGAAGGCTCTCGCCGCCGACTATCCGCATCACGTCGTCCGGGGCACCGTCGGGCTCTGGTCCAAGTACCCGCTCAGCGGGGAGCGGGTCGTCGACATCAAGCCGCCGAGCATCGCTGAGGGGTGGAGCCGTGGCGTCCGTGCCGTCGTCGATTCGCCGTACGGGGACATCGCGGCGTACGTCGCCCATCTGCCCTCCGTCCGGGTGGGCGCGGGCGGGCTCGCGTCCGAACGGAGGGACGAGAGCGCCGAGTTGCTGGGGCGTGCCATCGCCGCCGAGAGCGTCGATACGGTGATTCTGCTCGGGGATCTCAACGGGACCGTGGAGGACCGGGGGCTGGAGCCTCTCACCTCACGCCTGAACGTGGCCGAGCGCGGCTTCGCCTTCAGCTTCCCGGCCTCCCTCCCGCTGGCCCGGATCGATCAGGTCCTGGCCCGCTCCGCCACCGTCGACCACATCCGCACCCTGCCTGCCACCGGCAGCGACCATCTGCCCGTCGCCGCCCGCGTCGTCCTAGGGTGA
- a CDS encoding alpha/beta fold hydrolase: MVTVEEGGAAGGTGPVRLFCTDHGGDGPPLLMLHGLAGHCGEWDALAARFASTHRVVAFDARGSGASTRRPDDVTRAAHVRDVLAVARRFGLAGRETVLVGQSMGGLTALLTAAAHPEVCRALVLIEAGPAGPSPELPEQIGGWLDSWPVPFPDARAAEAFFGGGPAGRAWAAGLAPGPGGLHPRVDRDVMVATVQENARRHFWDAWDRVRCPVLVVRGENGAMKPDEVDRMRARLPGTRIGVIPDAGHDAHLDNTAAVYGEMAAFLA; this comes from the coding sequence ATGGTGACGGTCGAGGAGGGCGGAGCGGCGGGCGGAACCGGCCCCGTACGCCTCTTCTGCACCGACCACGGCGGCGACGGCCCGCCGCTGCTCATGCTGCACGGGCTGGCCGGCCACTGCGGGGAGTGGGACGCGCTGGCGGCCCGGTTCGCGTCCACCCACCGGGTGGTCGCCTTCGACGCCCGGGGCAGCGGGGCGAGCACCCGTCGGCCCGATGACGTCACGCGGGCGGCGCACGTCCGCGATGTCCTCGCCGTCGCGCGCCGGTTCGGTCTGGCGGGGCGGGAGACGGTGCTGGTCGGCCAGTCGATGGGCGGCCTCACCGCGCTGCTGACGGCGGCGGCCCACCCGGAGGTGTGCCGCGCGCTGGTCCTGATCGAGGCGGGCCCGGCGGGCCCGAGTCCAGAACTCCCGGAACAGATCGGCGGCTGGCTCGACTCCTGGCCGGTGCCGTTCCCGGACGCGCGGGCGGCCGAGGCCTTCTTCGGCGGCGGGCCGGCGGGGCGGGCCTGGGCGGCGGGGCTCGCGCCGGGCCCCGGAGGCCTGCACCCCCGCGTCGACCGGGACGTCATGGTGGCCACCGTCCAGGAGAACGCGCGGCGGCATTTCTGGGACGCCTGGGACCGGGTGCGCTGCCCGGTGCTCGTGGTACGGGGCGAGAACGGCGCGATGAAGCCGGACGAGGTGGACCGGATGCGGGCCCGGCTCCCGGGGACGCGGATCGGCGTGATCCCGGACGCGGGCCACGACGCCCACCTGGACAACACCGCGGCGGTGTACGGGGAGATGGCGGCCTTCCTGGCATGA
- a CDS encoding ABC transporter permease, protein MLEGLRAYGLIMAMWVRSTMAYRASFAMTVFGDFTVTAFDFVTILLMFSHVDALGGYTLQEIALLYGVSATAFGLCDLLLGSMDRVGRRVRDGTLDTLLVRPVPVLAQVAADRFALRRLGRITQGLLVLGYALLSLDIAWTPLKVLMLPMMVVSGAAIFGAVFVAGAAFQFVAQDASEVQNSFTYGGTTLLQYPPTIFAKDLVRGVTFVVPLAFVSWLPALYVLGREYPVDLPQWVAFLPPLVAAGCWVLAGLAWRAGLRAYRSTGS, encoded by the coding sequence CTGCTGGAGGGCCTGCGGGCGTACGGGCTGATCATGGCGATGTGGGTGCGCTCGACGATGGCGTACCGGGCCTCGTTCGCGATGACGGTGTTCGGGGACTTCACGGTGACGGCCTTCGACTTCGTGACGATCCTGCTGATGTTCTCGCACGTCGACGCCCTCGGCGGCTACACGCTGCAGGAGATCGCCCTGCTGTACGGGGTGTCGGCCACCGCGTTCGGGCTGTGCGACCTGCTGCTGGGTTCGATGGACCGGGTGGGCCGCCGGGTCCGGGACGGGACGCTCGACACCCTGCTGGTGCGGCCGGTCCCGGTGCTGGCCCAGGTCGCGGCGGACCGCTTCGCGCTGCGCCGGCTGGGACGGATCACGCAGGGGCTGCTGGTGCTGGGCTACGCGCTGCTCTCGCTGGACATCGCGTGGACGCCGCTGAAGGTACTGATGCTGCCGATGATGGTGGTGAGCGGCGCGGCGATCTTCGGGGCGGTCTTCGTCGCGGGGGCGGCGTTCCAGTTCGTGGCGCAGGACGCCTCGGAGGTGCAGAACTCCTTCACGTACGGCGGGACGACGCTGCTCCAGTACCCGCCCACGATCTTCGCGAAGGACCTCGTGCGCGGGGTGACGTTCGTGGTGCCGCTGGCCTTCGTCAGCTGGCTGCCCGCGCTGTACGTGCTGGGCAGGGAGTACCCGGTCGATCTGCCGCAGTGGGTGGCGTTCCTGCCGCCGCTGGTGGCGGCGGGCTGCTGGGTGCTCGCGGGCCTCGCGTGGCGGGCGGGGCTGCGGGCGTACCGGAGCACGGGCAGTTGA
- a CDS encoding SGNH/GDSL hydrolase family protein, with product MPRRQGYALFIALVAGTAVLAAAVAFGTTLFSGPRAAPLPTAETQAAARNPVAPATSGGRWVTTWAAAPVRAEPGTEDGFPGRTIRNVVHTSIGGEVARITLSNLFGTTPLVIDRATVNTRPVTFKGAGAVTVAAGGQVISDPVAVPVAPDSDLQVGFRTPRAGGPVTYHPNTHQTSYLIDERGTWSTTRWRYLTAVDVRSESARGAIVALGDSLTAGSGSTTDANARWPDVLADRLGGRYGVANAGIAGNRVVGIGRGTGGQSGTDRFDRDVLAVAGARTVIVALGINDVQQSPQESDPQRIVDSLRALTDRAHARGLRVVGATLTPFEGYATWTPRRNAVRQAVNEQIRAGTVFDAYVDFDAAVRDPAAPDRILFSYDSGDHLHLNDDGYRALGDRLDLKVLDRAAAPRSDAL from the coding sequence ATGCCCAGGCGCCAGGGGTATGCCCTGTTCATCGCCCTAGTGGCGGGCACCGCCGTGCTCGCCGCCGCCGTCGCCTTCGGCACGACGCTGTTCTCCGGCCCCCGGGCGGCACCCCTCCCGACCGCCGAGACCCAGGCGGCCGCCCGTAACCCGGTCGCCCCCGCGACCTCGGGCGGGAGGTGGGTCACCACCTGGGCCGCGGCGCCCGTCCGCGCCGAACCGGGCACCGAGGACGGATTCCCCGGACGCACCATCCGTAACGTCGTGCACACCAGCATCGGCGGGGAGGTCGCCCGGATAACCCTGTCGAACCTCTTCGGCACGACCCCCCTGGTCATCGACCGGGCCACCGTCAACACCCGACCGGTGACCTTCAAGGGCGCAGGGGCCGTCACCGTCGCGGCCGGCGGACAGGTCATCAGCGACCCGGTCGCGGTGCCCGTGGCCCCCGACTCCGACCTCCAGGTCGGGTTCCGCACCCCGCGGGCGGGCGGGCCGGTCACCTACCACCCCAACACGCACCAGACCTCCTACCTGATCGACGAACGCGGCACCTGGAGCACCACCCGCTGGCGCTATCTGACCGCCGTGGACGTCCGCAGCGAGAGCGCGCGCGGCGCGATCGTCGCCCTCGGGGACTCGCTGACCGCGGGCAGCGGCTCCACCACCGACGCCAACGCCCGCTGGCCCGACGTCCTCGCCGACCGGCTGGGCGGCCGGTACGGCGTCGCCAACGCGGGCATCGCGGGCAACCGGGTCGTGGGCATCGGCCGCGGCACCGGGGGCCAGTCGGGCACCGACCGGTTCGACCGCGACGTCCTGGCCGTCGCCGGGGCCCGGACGGTCATCGTGGCCCTCGGCATCAACGACGTACAGCAGTCCCCCCAGGAGTCCGACCCCCAGCGCATCGTGGACAGCCTGCGCGCCCTCACCGACCGGGCGCACGCCCGCGGACTCAGGGTCGTCGGCGCGACGCTCACCCCGTTCGAGGGCTACGCCACCTGGACGCCCCGGCGCAACGCCGTGCGCCAGGCGGTCAACGAGCAGATCCGGGCGGGCACGGTCTTCGACGCGTACGTGGACTTCGACGCGGCGGTACGCGACCCCGCCGCGCCCGACCGGATCCTCTTCTCGTACGACTCCGGCGACCATCTGCACCTCAACGACGACGGGTACCGCGCGCTCGGCGACCGGCTGGACCTGAAGGTCCTGGACCGGGCCGCCGCTCCCCGGTCCGATGCTCTGTGA
- a CDS encoding DUF445 domain-containing protein, whose protein sequence is MRTSRGRGARGRVERMERTGSGEQGQSEDAVQKPEQSQDPSEHAEKQSQDSSERAAEQSQDPSERAAEQSQGPSERAAEQSGKQLSERVVRRAHEPSQDPPEPARGPAAGAGPLASFAYTAADEEKQRGVRRMKVTATGLLLLVALVYVLATWAKNSGVGGWPGYVAAAAEAGMVGALADWFAVTALFRRPLGLPIPHTAIIPTKKDQLGQSLGSFVGENFLSGDVIRDRIHALGVGRRLGVWLAEPAHADRVTAELATALRGALTVLRDSDVQAVVGEAITRRADAAEVGPGLGKMLEKVVTDGGHRKVVDLVCVRAHDWLVEHGDSVMNAVQGGAPGWTPRFVDKRVGERVYKELLRFVTEMRDMPEHPARGSIDTFLTDFASDLQSDADTRARVERLKSEILGRGEVQDVIASAWSSVRTMILSAAEDERSELRMRARASLMSLGARLASDARLQGKLDGWLEDAAVYVVTTYRAEITSLISETVAGWDADQTSKKIEAHIGRDLQFIRINGTVVGALAGLAIYTVSHALSG, encoded by the coding sequence ATGCGTACGTCACGGGGGCGAGGCGCACGCGGACGGGTGGAGCGGATGGAACGGACCGGATCCGGCGAGCAGGGGCAGAGCGAGGACGCGGTGCAGAAGCCGGAGCAGTCGCAGGACCCGTCGGAGCACGCGGAGAAGCAGTCGCAGGACTCCTCGGAGCGCGCGGCGGAGCAGTCGCAGGACCCGTCGGAGCGCGCGGCGGAGCAGTCGCAGGGCCCGTCGGAGCGCGCGGCGGAGCAGTCGGGGAAGCAGTTGTCGGAGCGCGTGGTGCGGCGGGCGCACGAGCCGTCGCAGGACCCGCCGGAGCCGGCACGGGGGCCGGCGGCGGGTGCGGGCCCGCTGGCCTCGTTCGCGTACACCGCCGCCGACGAGGAGAAACAGCGCGGCGTACGGCGCATGAAAGTCACGGCCACCGGCCTCCTTCTGCTCGTCGCGCTCGTGTACGTCCTGGCCACCTGGGCGAAGAACTCAGGCGTGGGGGGCTGGCCGGGCTACGTCGCGGCGGCTGCCGAGGCGGGGATGGTGGGTGCGCTGGCGGACTGGTTCGCCGTCACGGCGCTCTTCCGGCGCCCGCTCGGCCTGCCCATTCCGCACACGGCCATCATCCCCACCAAGAAGGATCAGCTGGGACAGTCCCTCGGTTCCTTCGTTGGCGAGAACTTTCTCTCCGGAGACGTCATTCGTGACCGAATTCACGCTCTGGGGGTCGGCCGGAGGCTCGGGGTGTGGCTCGCGGAGCCCGCTCACGCCGACCGGGTCACCGCCGAGCTGGCGACGGCCCTGCGCGGCGCGCTGACGGTCCTTCGGGATTCCGATGTGCAGGCGGTGGTCGGCGAGGCCATCACCCGGCGCGCGGACGCGGCGGAGGTCGGTCCGGGGCTCGGCAAGATGCTGGAGAAGGTCGTCACGGACGGCGGCCACCGCAAGGTCGTCGACCTCGTCTGCGTCCGGGCGCACGACTGGCTGGTGGAGCACGGCGACTCGGTGATGAACGCGGTGCAGGGCGGAGCCCCCGGCTGGACCCCGCGGTTCGTGGACAAGCGGGTGGGGGAGCGGGTCTACAAGGAACTGCTGCGGTTCGTCACGGAGATGCGGGACATGCCGGAGCACCCGGCGCGCGGATCCATCGACACGTTCCTGACCGACTTCGCGTCCGACCTCCAGAGCGACGCCGACACCCGGGCGAGGGTGGAGCGGCTGAAGTCGGAGATCCTGGGCCGCGGCGAGGTCCAGGACGTCATCGCCTCGGCCTGGTCCTCCGTACGGACGATGATCCTCTCGGCGGCGGAGGACGAGCGCAGCGAACTGCGTATGCGGGCGCGCGCCTCGCTGATGTCACTGGGGGCGCGGCTGGCGAGCGACGCACGGCTCCAGGGCAAGCTGGACGGCTGGCTGGAGGATGCCGCGGTGTACGTCGTGACGACGTACCGCGCGGAGATCACCTCGCTGATCAGCGAGACGGTCGCGGGCTGGGACGCGGACCAGACCTCGAAGAAGATCGAGGCGCACATCGGCCGCGACCTCCAGTTCATCCGGATCAACGGCACGGTGGTCGGCGCGCTGGCGGGCCTGGCGATCTACACGGTGTCGCACGCGCTGAGCGGTTGA
- a CDS encoding ABC transporter ATP-binding protein, translating into MVDGTGTGTGTDEGTGTGEGTSKGTGTGAGPAPGVDGTGDGFITLDGVEKVFQVRRRAGLLRRERREVRAVDGISFRVARGEMVGYIGPNGAGKSTTVKMLTGILTPSGGRLRVAGIDPSRERTRLAHRIGVVFGQRTTLWWDLPLRDSYRLMHRMYRIPDRRYRENLDRCVELLDLGALLDVPVRQLSLGQRMRGDIAAALLHDPEVLYLDEPTIGLDVISKAKVRQFLQELNTERGTTVLITTHDLTDIEQLCSRVMVIDHGRLMYDGSLAGLHEVGESERMLVVDLESELPPIVLEPEGAGGGPALRAVKVEGPRQWLAFPAAASAAPLVARIAAEYPLVDLSVREPDIEAVIARMYASAR; encoded by the coding sequence ATGGTTGACGGCACAGGCACGGGCACGGGCACCGATGAGGGCACGGGCACGGGTGAGGGCACGTCCAAAGGCACGGGCACAGGTGCAGGCCCGGCCCCGGGCGTCGACGGCACCGGCGACGGCTTCATCACGCTCGACGGCGTCGAGAAGGTCTTCCAGGTCCGCCGCCGCGCCGGTCTGCTGCGCCGGGAGCGCCGCGAGGTACGGGCGGTGGACGGGATCAGCTTCCGGGTGGCCCGCGGCGAGATGGTCGGCTACATCGGCCCGAACGGGGCCGGGAAGTCGACCACGGTCAAGATGCTGACGGGCATCCTCACCCCGAGCGGCGGCCGGCTCCGGGTCGCGGGCATCGACCCCTCCCGCGAACGCACCCGGCTGGCCCACCGCATCGGGGTGGTGTTCGGCCAGCGGACGACCCTCTGGTGGGACCTGCCGCTGCGCGACTCGTACCGGCTGATGCACCGCATGTACCGCATTCCCGACCGGCGTTACCGGGAGAACCTGGACCGCTGCGTCGAACTACTCGACCTGGGCGCGTTGTTGGACGTCCCCGTACGGCAGCTCTCGCTGGGGCAGCGGATGCGCGGGGACATCGCGGCGGCGTTGCTGCACGATCCGGAGGTGCTCTACCTGGACGAGCCGACGATCGGCCTCGACGTGATCTCCAAGGCCAAGGTGCGGCAGTTCCTGCAGGAGTTGAACACCGAGCGCGGGACGACGGTCCTGATAACGACGCACGACCTTACCGACATCGAGCAGTTGTGCAGCCGGGTGATGGTGATCGACCACGGCCGTCTGATGTACGACGGTTCGCTGGCGGGCCTCCACGAGGTGGGCGAGAGCGAACGCATGCTCGTGGTGGACCTGGAGAGCGAGCTCCCGCCGATCGTGCTGGAGCCGGAGGGGGCCGGTGGTGGGCCGGCCCTGCGGGCGGTCAAGGTGGAGGGCCCGCGGCAGTGGCTGGCGTTCCCCGCCGCCGCGTCGGCGGCCCCGCTGGTGGCGCGGATCGCCGCGGAGTACCCGCTGGTCGACCTGTCGGTACGGGAACCGGACATCGAGGCCGTGATCGCGAGGATGTACGCGTCCGCGCGGTGA
- a CDS encoding phosphotransferase: MKDRPADIDATALAAALGAWGIEPAVLTHAPVGFGDHHWIAADAEGRRTFVTVADLAHKPHCGRDATEAWTGLSRAMDTAAILETALDEPVLVAPLRTGDGETLLRLTDRYAVSVFPYVEAPTGHFGQTLDPGARGKLVERLAQLHTTRAPLTTPPHDPALPGRAAIGAALADPRSLRADAGPYAQRCQALLTANSASMGPMLERFDSATAQLMSDASTATTVVTHGEPHPGNVLDPGGRTLLVDWDTVALAPPERDLWLATAAPQDLSRYAELTGHHPDPELLAYYELRWALDDMAAALDTFGTRHPDTADTRQTWEGLVDAVTALVEKGRSTEREG, translated from the coding sequence ATGAAGGACCGTCCGGCCGACATCGACGCAACCGCCCTGGCCGCCGCCCTCGGGGCCTGGGGCATCGAACCCGCCGTGCTCACCCACGCCCCGGTCGGGTTCGGCGACCACCACTGGATCGCGGCCGACGCGGAAGGCCGGCGGACCTTCGTCACGGTCGCCGACCTCGCGCACAAGCCGCACTGCGGGCGAGACGCGACCGAGGCGTGGACGGGCCTGAGCCGCGCCATGGACACGGCCGCGATCCTCGAAACAGCCCTTGATGAGCCGGTGTTGGTGGCACCACTGCGCACCGGTGACGGCGAGACGCTGCTCCGGCTCACCGACCGTTACGCCGTGAGCGTCTTCCCGTACGTGGAAGCGCCCACCGGCCACTTCGGCCAGACGCTGGACCCCGGGGCGCGAGGCAAGCTGGTGGAGCGGCTGGCCCAACTGCACACCACACGCGCCCCGTTGACGACCCCGCCCCATGACCCGGCGCTGCCGGGTCGCGCGGCGATCGGAGCGGCGCTGGCCGATCCGCGGAGCCTTCGCGCGGACGCGGGGCCGTACGCGCAGCGCTGCCAAGCCCTGCTGACCGCCAACTCAGCGTCCATGGGGCCGATGTTGGAGCGCTTTGACAGCGCCACGGCGCAGCTCATGTCCGACGCGTCGACCGCCACCACCGTGGTCACCCACGGCGAACCCCACCCCGGCAACGTCCTGGACCCCGGAGGCCGTACCCTCCTGGTCGACTGGGACACCGTCGCCCTCGCACCGCCGGAGCGCGACCTCTGGCTCGCCACCGCCGCCCCGCAGGACCTGTCCCGCTACGCCGAACTCACCGGCCACCACCCGGACCCGGAGCTGCTCGCCTACTACGAACTCCGTTGGGCACTCGACGACATGGCTGCCGCGCTCGACACCTTCGGCACCCGGCACCCGGACACGGCCGACACGCGGCAGACGTGGGAGGGCCTGGTCGACGCGGTGACCGCGCTGGTGGAGAAGGGGCGGTCGACCGAGCGCGAAGGGTGA